A window of the Ipomoea triloba cultivar NCNSP0323 chromosome 14, ASM357664v1 genome harbors these coding sequences:
- the LOC116005344 gene encoding heavy metal-associated isoprenylated plant protein 37 — protein MTKDEDFKHLKIQTCVLKVNIHCDGCKQKVKKILQRIEGVYQVSIDDEQQKVSVAGSVEAPTLIKKLVRAGKHAELWGSQKGTQNQKQKPSNGNDSKNNSNQNQNSAQKQQQKLMKDLEALKSQQGNKFPFLQELEYEMGEDEEEEFECGEEEFRFLNSKFAQQQQQLALLRQQTAEVNNAKNLAGGNGGVRLNNGNCGNKKSGISIPNQNVGMKGNSPGGIDEKTMAALRMNLGGEGGKIGGNDINAMMNLAGFHGNNGGNNVNPTVLLPQGNNPNPTSGFHHQLLQPNQTNLIQGQNGNSPLQGQNGNFPPSLAHHNLMNMNGYPLHHPQASVMMNMQNRHAAMQQAQMMYNRSPFIPPSTGYYHYNNYGQSPVPPYPTYVDHPSTADHSATHMFSDENPSSCSVM, from the exons ATGACTAAAGATGAGGACTTTAAGCACCTCAAGATCCAG ACATGTGTGCTCAAAGTGAACATACATTGTGATGGGTGCAAGCAGAAAGTGAAGAAGATTCTTCAGAGAATTGAAG GTGTTTATCAGGTGAGCATTGATGATGAGCAGCAGAAAGTGAGTGTTGCAGGGAGTGTTGAGGCTCCCACACTGATCAAGAAACTGGTTAGGGCTGGGAAACATGCTGAGCTATGGGGTAGCCAAAAGGGTACCCAAAACCAGAAGCAAAAACCAAGCAATGGGAATGATTCCAAGAACAATAgcaaccaaaaccaaaacagTGCCCAAAAGCAGCAGCAGAAACTGATGAAGGATCTTGAGGCTCTGAAGAGCCAGCAGGGCAACAAGTTCCCATTTTTGCAAGAATTGGAGTATGAGATGGGGGAGGATGAGGAAGAGGAATTCGAGTGTGGCGAGGAGGAGTTTCGGTTTTTGAATAGTAAATTTGCCCAGCAGCAACAGCAGTTGGCTTTGCTTAGGCAACAGACAGCTGAGGTTAATAATGCTAAGAATCTTGCAGGTGGTAATGGGGGTGTGAGATTGAACAATGGGAATTGTGGGAATAAGAAGAGTGGAATCTCAATCCCTAATCAGAATGTGGGTATGAAGGGGAATAGCCCAGGAGGGATTGATGAGAAAACAATGGCTGCTTTGAGGATGAATCTTGGTGGGGAGGGGGGGAAGATTGGAGGAAATGACATAAATGCCATGATGAATCTTGCTGGCTTCCATGGCAACAATGGGGGTAATAATGTCAATCCTACTGTCCTCTTACCACAAGGAAACAATCCTAATCCCACTTCAGGATTTCACCACCAACTACTccaaccaaaccaaaccaatcTGATCCAAGGGCAAAATGGTAATTCCCCACTCCAAGGGCAAAATGGTAATTTCCCACCTTCCTTAGCCCACCACAACCTGATGAACATGAATGGCTATCCTCTCCACCACCCTCAAGCATCTGTGATGATGAACATGCAGAACAGGCATGCTGCTATGCAGCAAGCTCAGATGATGTACAATAGGTCTCCTTTCATCCCCCCCTCCACTGGCTACTATCACTACAACAACTATGGTCAAAGTCCAGTCCCCCCATACCCCACCTATGTTGACCACCCCTCCACTGCTGACCACTCTGCCACCCACATGTTCAGTGATGAGAACCCAAGCAGCTGCTCAGTCATGTAA
- the LOC116004629 gene encoding U-box domain-containing protein 11-like, whose amino-acid sequence MAGGDTSAVAVAGESIETALRAVHDVVRISGSGFSGAFKRDCTDLARRVSLLAHLLEEIRDFKAHLVVGSSSSSSSSSSSSGSCLSDLSLALQAAKRVLLTANDIDSKISSDGAMKKIHFQFQCVTWKLEKALGNFPYDHLDISEEVTEQVHLLRAQLRRATERYGGPINSNILARTLSQPLDKEIDPLHLQPSNRAIGSLHIENIGNIDHEVRAKTGGIAVPLVNGTNDCGSSRTIVESESAMNSPSSPEDCVPGISGSVHEDEPTDETQPEENKKPKSPVIPNDFLCPISLELMRDPVIVATGQTYERSYIQRWIDCGNTTCPKTQQKLEHLTLTPNYVLRSLISQWCGKHNIQQPTALINGRIKKGDGSFREVSGNVAAIEALVRRLSSRLVEERRAAVSEIRSLSKRSTDNRILIAEAGAIPVLVNLLTSEDGPIQENAVTSILNLSIYDNNKGLIMLAGAIPSIVQVLRAGSMEARENAAATIFSLSLGDENKIIIGASGAIPALVELLQNGSTRGKKDAATALFNLCIYQGNKGRAVRSGIIPALLTMLTDPSSGMVDEALTILSVLASHQEAKAAIAKANTIPVLIDLLRIGLPRNKENAAAILLSLCKRDSENLACLSRLGAVIPLTELSKSGTERAKRKATSLLEHLRKAQQL is encoded by the exons ATGGCCGGCGGAGACACCAGCGCCGTCGCCGTCGCCGGTGAGTCCATCGAGACGGCTCTCCGGGCAGTTCACGACGTGGTGCGGATCTCCGGCTCGGGCTTCTCGGGCGCTTTCAAGAGAGACTGCACGGATTTAGCTCGCAGGGTCTCACTTCTTGCTCATTTGCTTGAGGAGATTAGGGATTTCAAGGCCCATTTGGTTGTGGGCTCTTCTTCTTCTAGTTCGTCTTCGTCTTCGTCTTCCGGGTCTTGCTTGTCTGATCTCTCGCTAGCACTCCAGGCTGCTAAAAGGGTTCTCCTCACGGCTAACGACATTGATTCCAAGATCTCATCT GATGGGGCGATGAAGAAAAtccattttcaatttcaatgtgtGACTTGGAAATTGGAGAAGGCCCTGGGGAACTTTCCATATGATCATTTAGACATATCTGAGGAAGTAACGGAACAG GTTCACTTGCTCAGAGCACAGTTAAGAAGAGCCACAGAAAGATACGGTGGGCCTATAAATTCGAATATATTAGCTCGCACTCTATCCCAGCCCTTGGATAAGGAAATAGATCCCCTTCACCTTCAGCCAAGCAACAGGGCAATCGGAAGTTTGCACATAGAAAATATTGGCAATATCGATCATGAAGTTAGGGCAAAGACGGGGGGAATTGCAGTCCCGTTAGTTAATGGCACGAATGACTGTGGTTCTAGTAGGACGATTGTCGAATCAGAAAGCGCGATGAATTCGCCATCATCGCCCGAGGATTGTGTCCCGGGGATTTCTGGTTCTGTGCACGAAGATGAGCCAACCGATGAAACTCAACCTGAAGAGAACAAGAAGCCCAAGTCTCCCGTGATTCCCAATGATTTCCTTTGCCCCATTTCCTTGGAGCTTATGAGGGACCCTGTTATTGTTGCAACCGGGCAG ACTTATGAGAGGTCTTACATACAGAGATGGATAGACTGTGGCAACACAACGTGCCCTAAAACTCAGCAAAAGCTTGAACATCTTACTCTTACACCGAATTATGTTTTACGGAGTCTAATAAGTCAGTGGTGTGGGAAACACAATATACAGCAGCCAACAGCGTTAATTAATGGAAGGATAAAGAAGGGCGATGGGTCATTTCGAGAAGTAAGTGGTAACGTTGCCGCCATTGAGGCGCTTGTCCGCAGGCTGTCAAGTAGGTTGGTTGAAGAACGCAGGGCTGCAGTGTCCGAGATTCGATCTCTGTCGAAAAGAAGCACGGACAATCGGATTTTGATTGCTGAAGCTGGAGCTATCCCGGTATTGGTTAACTTGCTGACGTCCGAAGATGGGCCGATTCAAGAGAATGCCGTGACGTCAATTCTTAACCTCTCCATATATGATAACAATAAAGGGCTAATCATGCTGGCTGGCGCGATTCCCTCGATTGTTCAAGTTCTCCGAGCTGGAAGCATGGAAGCGAGAGAAAATGCGGCCGCAACCATCTTTAGTTTGTCGCTTGGAGACGAAAACAAGATCATAATCGGGGCATCGGGGGCCATACCAGCTCTCGTAGAGCTGCTCCAGAACGGAAGCACGAGAGGGAAGAAAGACGCTGCGACCGCGTTGTTCAATTTGTGCATTTATCAGGGGAACAAAGGCAGGGCTGTAAGGTCGGGAATCATTCCCGCACTGTTAACAATGCTGACCGACCCTAGCAGTGGCATGGTCGACGAAGCTCTCACCATTCTCTCGGTTCTCGCCAGCCACCAAGAGGCCAAGGCCGCCATAGCAAAAGCCAACACGATCCCCGTGTTGATAGATCTTCTCCGAATTGGCCTCCCCCGCAACAAAGAAAACGCAGCCGCCATTTTACTTTCCCTCTGCAAACGAGACTCCGAAAACCTCGCGTGTCTCAGTAGGCTCGGGGCAGTCATACCTCTAACCGAGCTTTCCAAAAGCGGCACAGAGAGGGCCAAGCGGAAAGCCACATCGTTGTTGGAACACCTCCGGAAAGCACAGCAGCTCTAG